DNA from Branchiostoma lanceolatum isolate klBraLanc5 chromosome 9, klBraLanc5.hap2, whole genome shotgun sequence:
GTGGTTTGAGTTGTTTTCAATGGGTTTCGAAATTGCAGAACCACAGCACATGGGCTTTCTTCAGGTGATCTTCTTAGGTGGGATAGATTGTTTGCAGTTAAATATATTACGCATACAATTTATTTATGGCTATTCTATCCTTGTGTAGAATTATAGTAAATAGAAGATTAGATAGATAATGAACCATCGCACATGGGCTGTCTTCAGGTGATCTTCTTAGGTGGGATAGATTGTTTGCAGTTAAATATATTACGCATACAATTTATTTATGGCTATTCTATCCTTGTGTAGAATTATAGTAAATAGAAGATTAGATAGATAATGAGGACACACACCGTGAGTTGCCATGGGCGTCAGAAGTGAACTtacgaaaataatttcatcaggttggtagaatataggatataggaggttctttgtacacaaccaggtacaaTTCtaacctgctaacgtttcgatgtctatcagtgATCTTAATTACAAGTTAATAACGTCCCGTCCTCTCTATTCCTGTTTCCAGTTTTATCTTGCATAAATacgttcctgttttttttttaatacgagGTTCCCAAAAAGACGACGAGGACGGTACGGTTGAGGAAGGTTTCTCACTGGCAGATAGATGAAAGATATTACAAATTCTTCAAGATGAATCCTCAACTTATTTCTATATTTGCTGTTCTTTGTGTGGTCTCAAAGGTACTGGTCAGCCGGGACGTGTTGCACAGCCATGCATACGTGTGCATTTCTCCGAAATCTAGTGGATATCCTCAAATTACCTATCTTGGGTTAAACTGTGCTACGTATctgtagatacagatatagcACATTTTAACCCAAGATAGGTAATTTGTAAATACAGATACAGCACATTTTAACCCAAGATAGGTAATTTGAGGATATCCACTAGATTTCGGAGAAATGCACACGTATGCATGGCTGTGCAACACGTCCCGGCTGACCAGTACCTTTGAGACCATACAAAGAACAGCAAACATAGAAATAAGTTGAGGATTCATCTTGCACTCACATATTGCAATCACAGGCATTGTCGGAGACTGGAAGAACTGGCTGTCTCCAGACGAGAGTAAAGCGTTCGACTCGTGGTGTGAAGGGAAACTGGGCGGGACAGGCCTTAGTTTTGActttgaataaaacaaaagaaagcaaGGCATTCAGGTGGTATTGTGGTTAATTTTTCGAACTGTTTGTAAAACCGAATAAcatttattcttattttcttcacACATTTGTAATGAGTATCAGGCGAAAAGCACGACTGCTTATATAAAGGCTTCTACTCAATAATTTAAATAAAAACAATAGTAAAGACACAATAtcaacatacatatataaatgtGGATTGAAGAGAAATGAATGTAAATAATATAAATCGGTGATCTATCAATTTATTACGAGAATCTACCTGGAAGGTCAATGAACGTGCGGactatacgctcgttctcattcaaatgcccacattttgtaacttccgtaaGACGTTCCTGTCCTGACATTaaaatatgccacatataagctGCCAATCtgttgtttttatgacgacttaaaactctTCTGgtttttaaaaacgacagtttggcaccttatatgtggcatatcttaatgtcaggacaggaacgtcttacttttgTGACAGAATCTACAAAATGTgtgcatttaaatgagaacgagcgtatatcGTATCGaagatgttacagttttgtaaatGTAAAAGTGACATGGACCCTTGTTGAAGTAAAGAACAGAATTCAGTGTCATTCAGTTGCTGTAGGTCTACTGTATTGGAAATAGATTACAACAGAGTACTTCTTTGGCTGGTTTACAGAGTAGAATTAACTTTAATAATCAGTCTCTCAATCAGTTCCTCTTCAGGGCGTTTGAGTGGAAGAGATCAGTCAAATTAAGGCGAACCATTGAACCACAGTTCTGCTTCTGGTGCCCTCTGGCAGTCAGGGACGGAACATGCCCGACTCGTTACGTGAAGTCATCACCAAAAGGTTCAAATGTCAGCTGCCCAAAACCGGTTTGTTCGGAGAGGGCGTTGACTTACCAGGCTGGGTCTGTCTATCCCTCCGAGCTTTATCTGATTTAGATCCGTAAAGACGAGCCTAAAAACATTCAATATGGACAAGAACACGGCCATTTTCGTCCTCTTGGCCTGCCTTGTCGCTTCAGAGTGTGTCCTTGGAACGCTACAGCTGTCAGCGACCGTTCCAGAGAATGCTCATGTGTGGGAAACTGTTACCAGCGTTCGGTCGGCCATAGGGGAAGTTGGAGAGGAAGTAAGATGTGAAATTGTCGCCGGAGACAATAACGGACGCTTCCGCGTGACCGACTGCGTGATCCAAGTGGCACGTCCGTTGGATTACGGCGTCGACGCGAGCTATAACCTCACGGTAAACGTCACAAGGTTTTCCGGAAACCCCGAGCAGCTGTATGTTGATGTAAACGTCGAAGACGTGGAGGGATACCCACCTGTTTACAACGACACGTGCGAAATGCCGATTCGGAATGGCCTAGGAAAGTCAGGTGATATGTTGTTCGATGTAAAATGGATAGGCGACGCCATGACAATGGATATTGGAGAGGTCTTTGCCTCAAGTTACTTTTTTTACGATAGTAATACCATGCGGGTTTCGAGGGCCAAGCTGCTTAACACATACATTAATAACAGTGATTGCCTTGTGCACCTGGCATGGAGGCCCTGGCATGATGATGACGACACATTCGTTAGGTCGGTGCGAAAGACCACCCAACAAAGATGCTTGAACTGTTCTAGTTCAGAAGATAGGACATCCGTCCTAGAAATTGAATTATTGCACAGTTATAATGGCTTTACTCCCAGCTCGTCTGGTAGGTGTTATTCTGGGCCTATTCCTGAAACAGATAGACATGTTATATTGGCGGGTTCAATGACGGTTTCTTCCAGAAAAAAGAATCGTGTCACGTGCAAGATACCAGAAGACTTGTCTGTCTCTGTAAATATTTTGGGGGTGGATCGTGAAGTAATCCCTATATTTGTAGCATTGGATTTCCGGCCGGTCGGATGTCCACCGAACAAGTACGGCGTGTTGTGTGATCAGAACTGCACCTGTGAGAACGGCGCCCGCTGCCATGGGCTGAACGGGGCCTGCAAGTGTCAGCCTGGATGGCAGGGTGTCGTGTGCGACATACCTCACAGTACCGTGGCCATCATCGCGACCCCTAGCGATTCGAGACGGATTTACATCACAGGCACATTAACACTGCTCTGCAAGGTTTTCAATCTGGTTGCTGATCGAATGGTGTGGACATTCCCTAATAAAACGGAGAAGTGGTTGCAGGGCGCTCAAGAAGACCATGTAAGGCTCCACAACATACAGTCCGAACACAACGGTACCTACACCTGCACTGTGTTAACAAAAGGCGGGGCTGTCATTAACGCAAGTTATGAGCTCCAGGCAGTCGCCTGTCCTCCCGGAAAAACGGGTGAATCGTGCGAAGAAGAGTGCGTCTGTAGGCACGGTGGCAGCTGTGACCGGTGGGCCGGCTGTGTCTGTTCACCGGGATGGGCAGGAACCACGTGTCAGACCTCCTGCCCAGCTGGCACCTACGGACAGGGTTGCAGCAGCCAGTGTCACTGTCAGTATGACGCCACCTGCTCCCCTACCGACGGCCGGTGTAACTGCACGGACGGCTGGTTTGGTCGTAAGTGCAGCAGGCCCTGTCCTACAGGTCTATACGGCTGGAAATGTCGGGACGCCTGTGCCTGTAAAAACAACGCCACGTGTCAACACTTGGACGGAACCTGCGACTGCGTTCCACCATGGACTGGCAAgtggtgtgacgtcatcaaaacgCCTACGGGTGACGTCGTTGAAACGGACACGTACACATTCCCGTTTTCGCTCCAGATTGCCATACCGCTGATACTAACGCTGCTAGTCGCTGCACTAGTATTGTTCACACTCTACAAGCGGATCAAGGCTGAACATGCGGCACATCAAGAACCTATGGAGGAGGCCACAGCTCTACTGGAGCTGAGAAGTATGGAGGAAGACCTGGCGCAGAGTTTGCAGCCCGGCTGGCTCAGCCGATGGGAGAGGAACGCCAACGATCTGACTTTGGACGAACTGGTCGGGGTGGGCGCTTTTGCAAAGGTCAGGAAAGGGAAGCTTTGCATGGCTGGAGCCAACGTCGCCGTAGCGGTCAAGTCCGTCCGCGGAGAGGACAGGCGGTGCTACCGAGCCTTCTGTCGGGAAGTCGCCGCGCTAGTATCCGTGCACGAAAACCACGGGGAACAAAATGGAGGACATCCCAACATCGTCAAGCTCTTAGGGGTCGTCACGACGTCCACACGGAAGTGTATACTCTTGGAATTTGCTGCCAAAGGCGAACTTGTGGTCCTTTTAAAGCAACAGTCTCGGCAGAACCGTCCTCTTGGCAGGTTTCTTCGCTATGCCGTCCACATATCCCGTGCCCTGAAGGAGCTCCGACGTCTGCGTATCGCTCACTGTGACGTAGCCGCCCGAAACGTCCTCATCAGCGGCAACGACGTTGCCAAACTTGCTGACTTCGGTCTGGCCCACGACGTCTACACCGCGACTACCTACGTGTCTCCAGCCAATAACGACGCGGACGAACTCCtgccgctgaagtggatggctCTGGAGTCGCTGGAGTCTCGCGAGTTCACGTGCGAGAGCGACACGTGGTCgttcggcgtgctgctgtgggagatcgcgGCCTTCGGGAAGGAGCCCAGCTACCAGCGCCAGCGCCAACTGAGTTGTCCCAAGTTGGTGGGGATCCTGAGGCAGGGGGTCCGTCTGGACAGGCCGCCCGGATGTCCGGGAATTCTGTATGACGTCATGGAGACGTGTTGGCTGGAGGAGCCGTCGGCAAGGCCGGAACCGGCAGAACTGGAGCAGAAGCTGACAGAATATTGCCAGGAAATTGACCCATTTCAAGTTATCGAGAATGAAACTCTGGTTTGAATAACGATGCAAAGCAGACTCGCTGGAATAGGAAGTCTTTATATAGATAGATTCTGAGCCACTTTGTCAACATACTGATCACGTTACTTGGTGGTTTCTTTCGGCACGTTGTATATCCGATAATATATTTATTGAGTATGGAGTTGTTTATTTCGTGTATATAATCGAATGGTATCGGGGTCAGGTGTTGCTCATAGACCCTTTAAATTTTTAAGTGTTTGTATCAGAGAATGTAAGTCCTTTGAGCGAAACTAATGCCGTCACTGTATCATTACATATTGGTAACCGTTGCGAACGATACATTCTTAAAAtatttgttctagcaagaaaTATTATACTAAGTTTATCGCGTATCAAAGGcttttatataatatatgaaTTCTATATATTCTAAGAGCCTTTGTCTAGAATAATAGTATACTTGGCGccttttttatttctaaaattaaaagaaaaactaTATTTTGCAGTCGAAGATAGTAGTATGTATATCTATAAAATTATatcttattcttttttttagaaacgAATAGTGGTCTTTTTCCTGTCGGTTCCGGTCATGGCTGTAGATAAAgtctgaataatttttttctcatttaatCCTATGCAATGTACCTCTTCTAAATAGTATTAAAGGTGGTATCATCATCTATGACAATTATTTTGAGAAATTTTATTTGATTGCAAAGCACATGCGGTAAACCGGCCATAACTGTTCAGTACAGTTTGGTTAGTTTCCTTGGTAGTTTGCTGGGGTTATACTATTTTCTTCGGCGGCTAAGGCCCGACCATATTATAATTCAAATTTGTCTGGCTATGAAATTGCAGAACCACATGACACGGGTCACCAATTCGTGTCATTGTCATCTTTATAGGTAGGCTTATATGTAAAGATCCTTCgtatgaaaatattgttgttgaaATGCGGAGAAAACGGCCTCTGAAAATGTATCTTAGTCCGGACGCTCACATTTAGTTGATGTTTTATGCCTATTCCTTTTATAGAATAGGAGAGAAGACAATTTCTTTGTAGATAATGAAGACAGGCATCAAGAGTTGCCGTGCCCTTTCAAAAAAAGTTGATCTTTATTCTAAGTTACTTAAGTCTTCTTCTGCATATTCCTGTTCCCAGTTTTATCTAGCATAAATGTGTTCCTGATTCTATACGAGGTTCCGCAACAGGACGGCCCAGGGCGGTACGATTGGGGAAGGTTTCTCGCTAAGAGATAGATTAATtgtgtcaccttcttcaagaagAATTTGATCAATGGAtttctctttcttctttttgtgtgGTCTCAGAGGTACTGGTCGGTACTGGGACGGTGTTGCGTAGTCGTGCATACATCTGCGTGTCTCAGAAATCTATGAATCTAATTACCCATATATGGTTAATATACATGTTCTACATTGCACCTTACAGGCATTTTCGGGAACTGGAAGAACTGGCAGACTCAAGACGAGATCAAAGCTTTCGACTCGTGGTGCGACAGGTAACTGGGCGGGACGCGCCTTAATTTTGactttgaagaaaacaaactttaaagACGTCAGGCAATGTAGTAAGGTGGTATCCTAGTTTCGTTCGTTAACTGAAAGGCTTGTAAATCAAACATTGTGTCAGAAATCCTTGTTTGAGTCCCGTCATAAAAGCGTGTTTTGGCAAAGTTTGCTGCCGTTATGTGAGAATCAGCCTCGACAGGTCCCTCCATAGGACGTGTGAAAGGGAGAAATCGGTCACAATAAAGCGAACCATGGACGAGTCCACCATTCCGTTTCTGGTGCCCTCTGGCAGTCAGGGAAGGAACATGCCCGGCtcgttacgtgacgtcatcacaaaAAGGTTCAAATGTCAGCTGCCCAAAACCGGTTTGTTCGGGGAGGCCGTTGACTTACCAGGCTTGGTCTGTCTATGCCTCCGGGCTTTATCTACTGTAGATCTGTTGAGACGAGCCTGAAAACATTCAATATGGACAAGAACACGGCCGTTTTCGTCCTCTTGGCCTGCCTTGTCGCTTCAGAGTGTGTCCTTGGAACGCTACAACTGTCAGCGACCGTCCCAGAGAACGCTCACGTGGGAGAAACCGTCACAAGTGTTCGGTCTGCCATAGGGGAAGTTCAGGAGGAGTTCAGGTGTGAAATTGTCGCCGGAGACGGGAACGGGCGCTTCCGTCTGACCGACTGCGTGATCCAAGTGGCGCGTCCGTTGGATTACGGCGTCGACTCGAGCTATAATCTCACGGTAAACGTCACAGCAGGGTCCTCCGGAAACCCCGAGCAGCTGTATGTTGATGTACAAGTCGAAGACGTGGAGGGATACCCGCCTGTTTACAACGACACGTGCGAAATGCCGATTCAGACAGAAAAGGGAAGGTCAGGCGATCTAAACCTCGATTTCAAATGGACAGGCGAGGGCTTTGTAATGGATATGGGAGTGATCTCTTTAAAAACGTACGTGGTGTTTCAAAGAAATAGGCAGCAGTTTTCTGTGAGCGAGGAGTTTTACGGATACACCGAGAACGATGGTTGTCTGGTGCAGTTTGCATGGGCACCCTTGACGGTTAGAGACGTGAAATTCCTTCAGAGCGTGTGGGATGCTACCCAACTACGGTGCGCGCACTGTTTTAGTTCAACAGATGAGTCATCGGTCCTACAATTTAAATTATTGCATAGTTATACCAGGTCGTCCCTCGAGTGTTATTCAGGACCCATGCCTCAAAAGGATCGGTATTTTATACTTGCTGGCTCATTTACGCTGTCTTCAATAAAACGCAATCATTTTACTTGCTGGCTGCCAGAAGACGTTGACTTTTCTGTCTCTGTTTTTATGTCTGAGTATCACAAGCGTCAAGAAGTAATTCCTACATTTGCAGAATTGGATTTCCAGCCAGTCGGATGCCCCCCAAAGAGGTATGGTCTGTTGTGCGGTCAGAACTGCACCTGTGAGAACGGCGCCCGCTGCCATGGGCTGAACGGGGCCTGCAAGTGTCAGCCTGGATGGCAGGGTGTCGTCTGTGACATTCCTCACAGCACCGTGGCCATCATCTCGACCCCTAGCGATTCGAGACGGATTAACATCACCGGAACATTAACACTGCTCTGCAAGGTTTTCAATCTGGTTGCTAAAAGAATTATGTGGACATTTCCAAATATAACGGAAAAGTGGCTGCAGGGCGCTCAAGAAGATCGTGTAAGGATCCACAACATACAGTCCGAGCACAACGGTACCTACACCTGCAATGTGTTAACAGAAGCTGGGGtggtcgttaacgcaagttatgAGCTTCAGGCCATCGCTTGTCCCCCCGGAAAAACTGGTGAATCGTGCGAAGAAGAGTGCGTCTGTAGCCACGGTGGCAGCTGTGACCGGTGGGCTGGCTGTGTCTGCCCGCCAGGATGGACAGGAACCACGTGTCAGACCTCCTGCCCAGCTGGCACCTACGGACAGGGTTGCAGCAGCCAGTGTCACTGTCAGCATGACGCCACCTGCTCCCCTACCGACGGCCGGTGTAACTGCACGGACGGCTGGTTTGGTCGTAAGTGCAGCAGGCCCTGTCCTACAGGTCTATACGGCTGGAAATGTCGGGACGCCTGTACCTGTAAAAACAACGCCACGTGTCAACACTTGGACGGAACCTGCGACTGCGTTCCACCATGGACTGGCAAgtggtgtgacgtcatcaaaacgCCTACGGATGACGTCGTTGAAACGGACACGTACACATTCCCGTTTTCGCTCCAGATTGCCATACCGCTGATACTAACGCTGCTAGTCGCTGCACTAGTATTGTTCACACTCTTCAAGCGGATCAAGGCTGAACATGCGGCACATCAAGAACCTATGGAAGAGGCCATAGCTCTACTGGAGCTGAGAAGTATGGAGGAAGACCTGGCGCAGAGTTTGCAGCCCGGCTGGCTCGACAGATGGGAGAGGAATGCCAACGATCTGACTCTGGACGAACTGGTCGGGATGGGCGCTTTTGCAAAGGTCAGGAAAGGGAAGCTTCGCATGGCTGGTGCCGACGTCGTCGTGGCGGTCAAGCTCGTCCGCGGAGAGGACAGGCGGTGCTACCGAGCCTTCTGTCGGGAAGTCGCCGCGCTAGTATCCGTGCACGAAAACCACGGGGAACAAAATGGAGGACATCCCAACATCGTCAAGCTCTTAGGGGTCGTCACGACGTCCACACGGAAGTGTATACTCTTGGAATTTGCTGCCAAAGGCGAACTTGTGGTCCTTTTAAAGCAACAGCCTCGGCAGAACCGTCCTATTGGCAGGTTTCTTCGCTATGCCGTCCACATATCCCGTGCCCTGAAGGAGCTCCGACGTCTGCGTATCGCTCACTGTGACGTAGCCGCCCGAAACGTCCTCGTCAGCGGCAATGACGTCGCCAAACTTGCTGACTTCGGTCTGGCCCACGACGTCTACACCGCGACTACATACGTGTCTCCAGCCAATAACGACTTCGACGAACTGCTGCCCCTGAAGTGGATGGCTCTGGAGTCGCTGGAGTCTCGCGAGTTCACGTGCGAGAGCGACACGTGGTCgttcggcgtgctgctgtgggagatcgcgGCCTTTGGGAAGGAGCCCAGCTACCAGCGCCAGCGCCAACTGAGTTTTCCCAAGTTGGTGGGGATCCTGAGGCAGGGGGTCCGTCTGGACAGGCCGCCCGGATGTCCGGGAATTCTGTATGACGTCATGGAGACGTGTTGGCTGGAGGAGCCGTCTGCAAGGCCGGAGCCGGCCGAACTGGAGCAGAAGCTGACAGAATATTGCCAGGAAATTGACCCATTTCAATCTATCGAGAATGAAACTCTGGTTTGAATAACGATGCAAACCAGACTAGCTGGAATAGGAAGTCTTTATATTGATAGATTCTGAGCCAATTTATCAACATATTGATCATGTTACTTGGTGGTTTCTTTCGGCAAGTTGAATATCCGATGATATCTTTATTGAGTAGGGAGTTGTTTATTTCGTGTATATAATCATGAGGTATCGGGGTCAGGTGTTGCTCATAGACACATTAAATCTTTAATTGTTTGTATCAGAGAATATAAGTCTACAAAACTAATGCCGTCACTGTATCGTTACATATTGGTAACCGTTGCGAACGATACATTcttaaaatatttgttttggCAAGAAATATTATACTAAGTTTATCGCATATCAAAGGCTTTTATATAAATGTATGAATTCTATATATTCTAAGAGCCTTTGTCTAGAataatagtatacatgtacttggcgcctttttatttctaaaattaaaagaaaaattatcttttattcttttttttttagagacGAACAGTGGTCTTTTTCCCGTCGGTTCCGGTCATGGTTGTAGATAAAGTCTgac
Protein-coding regions in this window:
- the LOC136441669 gene encoding uncharacterized protein, giving the protein MDKNTAIFVLLACLVASECVLGTLQLSATVPENAHVWETVTSVRSAIGEVGEEVRCEIVAGDNNGRFRVTDCVIQVARPLDYGVDASYNLTVNVTRFSGNPEQLYVDVNVEDVEGYPPVYNDTCEMPIRNGLGKSGDMLFDVKWIGDAMTMDIGEVFASSYFFYDSNTMRVSRAKLLNTYINNSDCLVHLAWRPWHDDDDTFVRSVRKTTQQRCLNCSSSEDRTSVLEIELLHSYNGFTPSSSGRCYSGPIPETDRHVILAGSMTVSSRKKNRVTCKIPEDLSVSVNILGVDREVIPIFVALDFRPVGCPPNKYGVLCDQNCTCENGARCHGLNGACKCQPGWQGVVCDIPHSTVAIIATPSDSRRIYITGTLTLLCKVFNLVADRMVWTFPNKTEKWLQGAQEDHVRLHNIQSEHNGTYTCTVLTKGGAVINASYELQAVACPPGKTGESCEEECVCRHGGSCDRWAGCVCSPGWAGTTCQTSCPAGTYGQGCSSQCHCQYDATCSPTDGRCNCTDGWFGRKCSRPCPTGLYGWKCRDACACKNNATCQHLDGTCDCVPPWTGKWCDVIKTPTGDVVETDTYTFPFSLQIAIPLILTLLVAALVLFTLYKRIKAEHAAHQEPMEEATALLELRSMEEDLAQSLQPGWLSRWERNANDLTLDELVGVGAFAKVRKGKLCMAGANVAVAVKSVRGEDRRCYRAFCREVAALVSVHENHGEQNGGHPNIVKLLGVVTTSTRKCILLEFAAKGELVVLLKQQSRQNRPLGRFLRYAVHISRALKELRRLRIAHCDVAARNVLISGNDVAKLADFGLAHDVYTATTYVSPANNDADELLPLKWMALESLESREFTCESDTWSFGVLLWEIAAFGKEPSYQRQRQLSCPKLVGILRQGVRLDRPPGCPGILYDVMETCWLEEPSARPEPAELEQKLTEYCQEIDPFQVIENETLV